A region from the Myripristis murdjan chromosome 23, fMyrMur1.1, whole genome shotgun sequence genome encodes:
- the tymp gene encoding thymidine phosphorylase yields the protein MLSIPDLIRKKRDGEPLSHDDIRAFIQAVANQDIQDCQTGAMLMAIWQRGMVAKETEALTREMMSSGEVMSWPEEWAGLVVDKHSTGGVGDKVSLVLAPALAACGLKVPMISGRGLAHTGGTLDKLESIPGFNIQQSAAQVQQILASVGCCIVGQTERLVPADRVLYALRDATSTVDSLPLITGSIISKKGAESLTALALDVKFGRAALYKDLSAAKELALSLVNVGNSLGIRTGAVLSRMDAPIGRCVGNSVEVIESLETLKGHGPADLMELVTSLGGVLLLMTGKASDLSDGQRQISEAVIGGTALSKFQAMMEAQGVANEMARSLCSAHTDYYSVLRKAQHQLELRTPREGVVVDVDGLVLAQVLHKLGAGRSKAGAPVNHSVGAELLVSLGQKVTKGVSWLRLHFERPGVTSQQVELLQSALTLGPEPITHTPLVCELLLPR from the exons ATGCTGTCGATCCCGGATCTGATCAGGAagaagagagacggagagccGCTGAGCCACGATGACATCAGAGCCTTCATCCAGGCTGTGGCTAATCAGGACATCCAGGACTGccagacag GCGCCATGCTGATGGCAATCTGGCAGAGGGGCATGGTTGCCAAGGAGACTGAGGCGTTGACCAGGGAGATGATGTCATCGGGGGAAGTGATGTCATGGCCAgaggagtgggcggggcttgtgGTGGACAAGCACTCGACCGGCGGCGTGGGAGACAAAGTCAGCCTGGTGCTGGCACCGGCACTCGCTGCCTGCGGGCTGAAG gtcccTATGatcagtgggcggggcttggctCATACAGGAGGAACTCTGGACAAACTGGAGTCGATCCCAGGATTCAACATCCAGCAGTCAGCAGCTCAG gtgcaGCAGATTCTGGCCTCAGTGGGCTGTTGCATTGTGGGTCAGACGGAGCGGCTGGTTCCTGCAGATCGAGTCCTGTACGCCCTGCGGGACGCCACCAGCACCGTGGACAGCCTGCCACTCATCACtg gttcAATTATCTCAAAGAAAGGGGCGGAGTCTCTGACGGCTCTGGCTCTGGATGTGAAGTTTGGACGAGCGGCGCTCTATAAAGACCTGTCTGCTGCCAAGGAGCTGGCTCTCTCACTG GTGAACGTCGGGAACAGCTTGGGCATTCGCACAGGGGCGGTGCTTAGCCGCATGGACGCTCCTATTGGTCGATGTGTGGGCAACAGCGTGGAGGTGATCGAATCTCTAGAGACGCTGAAGGGACATGGACCTGCAGACCTGATGGAGCTGGTGACATCACTGG GCGGCGTGTTGCTGCTGATGACCGGGAAGGCGTCGGACCTATCAGACGGTCAGAGGCAGATTTCTGAGGCTGTGATTGGTGGAACCGCTCTGTCCAAGTTCCAGGCCATGATGGAAGCTCAGGGCGTAGCCAATGAGATGGCAAGGTCACTATGCTCCGCCCACACGGACTACTACAGCGTTCTGAGAAAAGCTCAACATCAGCTGGAACTGAGGACCCCCAGAGAAG gcgtgGTGGTGGATGTGGACGGTCTGGTCCTCGCCCAGGTTCTTCACAAGCTGGGGGCGGGGCGATCAAAGGCTGGagcacctgtcaatcacagcgTAGGGGCGGAGCTACTGGTCTCACTCGgtcaaaaagtaacaaaag gtgtCTCCTGGCTGCGGCTGCATTTCGAGCGTCCaggtgtgacatcacagcaggtGGAGCTCCTGCAGAGCGCTCTGACTCTGGGACCTGagcccatcacacacacaccgctggtgtgtgagctgctgctgccccgctga
- the lsm8 gene encoding LSM8 homolog, U6 small nuclear RNA associated, producing MSTALESYINRTVAIITSDGRMIVGTLKGFDQTINLILDESHERVFSSSQGVEQVVLGLYIVRGDNVAVIGEIDEETDSTLDLGNIRAEPLNSVVH from the exons ATGTCCACCGCTCTGGAGAGCTACATCAACC GAACCGTCGCCATCATCACCTCCGACGGCCGCATGATCGTG ggcaCTCTGAAGGGCTTTGACCAGACCATCAACCTGATCCTGGATGAGAGCCATGAGCGGGTGTTCAGCTCCAGTCAGGGGGTGGAGCAGGTGGTCCTGGGCCTCTACATCGTCAGGGGGGACAACGT ggcggTGATCGGGGAGATCGATGAGGAGACAGACTCCACTCTGGATTTGGGGAACATCCGAGCCGAGCCGCTCAACTCCGTCGTCCACTGA
- the LOC115355326 gene encoding CD63 antigen-like, translating to MMMRMTKMKILSVVASALLAVAGFVLLVFAAMATEKRYEVNIFEPHLIWMMMAALASICFSCLAAYGAYREEPRLLAGLVAVMLTSSVVMVMTGSIMTVMSTLQLQSLRTMNVERLSSDAMNNDRLQQVLHTIEKESQCCGVKGYTDYTRYDGTIPSSCQCSNRGKGCVSSLSSSSSSYGSRYPYDRNPTNQRKEEAVWVYEQPCGEILLKYLQEDVRRADRASSALPAVVLMSFLLCCALLLQMGSSAAPPAGQRGAAPGPHVALHMSPAPPLLSPASPAWP from the exons atgatgatgaggatgacgaAGATGAAGATCCTGTCGGTGGTGGCGAGCGCTCTGCTGGCG GTTGCAGGATTTGTCCTGCTGGTGTTTGCAGCGATGGCCACTGAGAAGAGATATGAG GTTAACATATTTGAGCCGCACCTGATCTGGATGATGATGGCAGCGTTGGCATCCATCTGCTTCTCCTGCCTGGCGGCGTACGGCGCCTACAGGGAGGAGCCTCGGCTGCTGGCAGGG CTCGTGGCGGTGATGTTGACCAgctctgttgtcatggtgatgacTGGATCCATAATGACTGTTATGTCAACACTGCAG CTCCAGTCCCTGAGGACAATGAATGTGGAAAGGCTGAGCAGTGACGCCATGAACAACGACAGGCTGCAGCAAGTCCTCCACACCATTGAGAAAGAG agtcagTGTTGCGGTGTGAAGGGCTACACTGACTACACCAGGTATGATGGAACGATTCCAAGCAGCTGTCAGTGTTCGAACCGCGGTAAAGGCTGTGTTAGcagtctctcttcctcctcctcttcctatgGCTCTCGCTACCCGTACGACCGCAATCCCACCAATCAG agaaaagaggaagccGTTTGGGTCTACGAGCAG CCTTGTGGAGAAATTCTCCTGAAGTACCTTCAGGAAGACGTCCGCAGAGCAGACCGAGCCAGCAGCGCTCTGCCCGCCGTGGTC CTCATGAGCTTCCTGCTGTGCTGCGCCCTGCTGCTTCAGATGGGCAGCAGCGCGGCGCCCCCCGCAGGCCAGCGGGGCGCCGCCCCGGGGCCGCACGTCGCCCTTCACatgagccccgcccccccgctGCTCAGCCCGGCCTCACCTGCCTGgccctga